The DNA segment TCCTGCCTCCCGAGAGTGGCGGCCCTCCCAGACGCCCCCCAGGGGAACCTCGCGACCGATACGGCTATCTTCCTTTCTTTCGCCTCGGTTTCAGTGAGGCCGCACCACGCGATCTCTGGGTCGGTGAATACAACTGCGGGTATGGCGTTCGGCGTGAACGCCGACCTCTTCCCGGCGATGACTTCCGCAGCGACCCTCCCCTCGTGGGTCGCCTTGTGGGCGAGCATCGGCTCGCCAGCCACGTCCCCTATCGCGAATATATTCGGCTCGGCGGTCCTCCTCTCCCCGTCAACGCGTATAAAGCCCTTTCCGTCCGTTTCAACGTTCGTGTTCTCGAGTCCAAGTCCTTCCGAGTTAGGCTTCCTGCCCACCGAAACGAGCACCTTGTCGAAGGCCATTTCGGTCTTTTCCTTCCCTCCCCTTTCGAGCTCGACGAGGAGCCCGTTCCCGATCTCCTTTACGCCGACGACCTTGGTATCGAGCATTATGTCCTTGTAAATTTCTTCCGACCTTTTTTGAAGCACCCTCACGAGGTCCCTGTCCACGCCGGGCATGAGCCCCCCTGTCATCTCGACGACGGACACCTCCGTGCCTAAAGCGGAGTAGACCGTGCCAAGCTCGAGCCCAATATACCCTCCCCCGACTACGAGCAACGTCTTTGGTATATCGGGGAGGTCGAGCGCTGACGTGGAATCGAGAATGTTACCGGACGCGCCGAGGCCCGGGATAACAGCAGGGCGCGAGCCCGTCGCAATCACCGCGTTCTCGAATTTCAGTGACTCTGTTCCACCCTCATTGGTTTTAATTTCGAGAGTGTGTGAATCGATGAACCTCGCCCTGCCCTTTATGTATTTGATCTTCCTCTGCTTCGCGAGCTGTCCGAGTCCCCCGACGAGCTTACCGACCACTTCGTCCTTCCATTCCCTGAGCCGCGATATATCGACTGCGGGCTTTTCAAAAGTGATGCCGAAACGGGACGCCTCCCCGGCCTCGGTTATGACCTTGGCCGCATGGAGGAGCGCCTTCGATGGTATGCATCCCCTGTAAAGGCACACGCCGCCCGGATTCGTCTCCGGGTCGATAACCGTTACGTCTAGGCCGAGGTCTGCCGCGAGGAACGCCGCCGGATACCCCCCCGGCCCGGCCCCGATTACCGCTACCTGTGTTTTATTTTCTTCCGTCATATAGGTTTAAAATATTTCTGTGACAAAAACATAAAACACACTACGTGTGTGCCTGTCAGCCCTCGAGAGAGAGCTTGAAGGGCTCTTCTAACACCTCGACGATCCATCTCAGGAACCTCACGGCGTCCGCCCCGTCGATGAGACGGTGGTCGTATGAAAGAGAGAGCGGGAGCATGAGCCTCGGCTGGAGCTGTCCCTCGATATACACGGGCTCGAGAGACGCCCTCGATACGCCGAGTATCGCGACCTCGGGCGAATTTATCACGGGCGTGAAATACGTCCCTCCTATCCCTCCGAGGTTCGTTATAGTGAACGTCCCTCCCTGAAGCTCCTCGACAGTTATTTTTTTCGTCCTCGCTTTTTCGGACAGCACGCGGAGATCGACCGAGAGTTCCTCTATGTTCTTCCTGTCGGCGTCCTTTATGACGGGGACGAGAAGCCCCCTGTCCGTATCTACGGCGACCCCGATGTTGTAGTATTTCTTGTACACGATCTCGCCCTTCCCCATGTCGATCGAGGCGTTAAACTGCGGGAATAGCTTGAGCGCGGATGAAACGGCCTTGAGGAGGATCGAGGTCATGGTGAGCTTGCCGCCCAGGCTCTCGACTTCCTTCCCGTAATGCTTCCTCAGTTTTTCGAGCTCCGTTATGTCGGCCTTGTCGTGCTGCGTTACGTGGGGGGCTTTCCATGCCTCGCTCAGGCGCTCCGCCGTGAGCCTCCTCACCCTCGTCATCGCTACCCGCTCTGTCTCGCCGTACTTGTCGGCTGACGGAGCGGCTTCCGGAGAGGGTGCCTTTTCTTCGGCCTCTCTTGCTTCAGGCGCGGGCTCGGCTTCCTCTGGAGCCTCCTTCATCCTGGGAACCTTTAAGTCCTTTTCCGTAATGCGCCCGCCCGGCCCCGTGCCCTTGACCCTCGTTATGTCTATCCCCATCTCCCGCGCCTTTCTCCTCACGGTAGGCGATGCAGGGACGATCTGCGCGGCCGTCTCCTCTCTTCTTTCGATCTCTTTTGCCTTTTCAACCTTCTTCTCCTGAGCCGGTATTCTTTCAGCCTTCTTTGCGGGTTCTTCTTTTCTC comes from the Thermodesulfobacteriota bacterium genome and includes:
- the lpdA gene encoding dihydrolipoyl dehydrogenase; the encoded protein is MTEENKTQVAVIGAGPGGYPAAFLAADLGLDVTVIDPETNPGGVCLYRGCIPSKALLHAAKVITEAGEASRFGITFEKPAVDISRLREWKDEVVGKLVGGLGQLAKQRKIKYIKGRARFIDSHTLEIKTNEGGTESLKFENAVIATGSRPAVIPGLGASGNILDSTSALDLPDIPKTLLVVGGGYIGLELGTVYSALGTEVSVVEMTGGLMPGVDRDLVRVLQKRSEEIYKDIMLDTKVVGVKEIGNGLLVELERGGKEKTEMAFDKVLVSVGRKPNSEGLGLENTNVETDGKGFIRVDGERRTAEPNIFAIGDVAGEPMLAHKATHEGRVAAEVIAGKRSAFTPNAIPAVVFTDPEIAWCGLTETEAKERKIAVSVARFPWGASGRAATLGRQDGVTKLIIESETSRVLGVGIAGAGAGELIAEGVLAVEMGALSYDIALSIHPHPTLSETLMEAAEAFDGSSTHIYRPSKK
- a CDS encoding 2-oxo acid dehydrogenase subunit E2, with protein sequence MAIEFRLPDLGEDIETGDVVRVYVSPGDKVEKEQALMELETDKAALEIPSPSAGVIKGVHVKEGETIKIGQLLVTIEDGAGEVEKAAEVKAVKKEAPPKKVEYEAMEPAKKEEPTEGAEKKEEVKEAAPRKEEPAKKAERIPAQEKKVEKAKEIERREETAAQIVPASPTVRRKAREMGIDITRVKGTGPGGRITEKDLKVPRMKEAPEEAEPAPEAREAEEKAPSPEAAPSADKYGETERVAMTRVRRLTAERLSEAWKAPHVTQHDKADITELEKLRKHYGKEVESLGGKLTMTSILLKAVSSALKLFPQFNASIDMGKGEIVYKKYYNIGVAVDTDRGLLVPVIKDADRKNIEELSVDLRVLSEKARTKKITVEELQGGTFTITNLGGIGGTYFTPVINSPEVAILGVSRASLEPVYIEGQLQPRLMLPLSLSYDHRLIDGADAVRFLRWIVEVLEEPFKLSLEG